The following are encoded together in the Aerosakkonema funiforme FACHB-1375 genome:
- a CDS encoding SDR family oxidoreductase encodes MSEIKKVAVVTGANRGLGWETCRQLAKQGIQVILTSRDEEKGNAAAEKLQAEGLEVKFYPLDVTSADSIEHLAQFVRNEFGKLDILVNNAGILPDPVEYPAASVFNAKISTLQQTMETNVYGPLLLCQALIPLMKQHNYGRVVNVSSGVAQVSGMDRMSGTYPAYRISKTALNVLTRMLAYELKDTNILVNSVCPGWVKTDMGGPNATRTIEQGADTIVWLATLPDDGPTNGFFRDRQPLDW; translated from the coding sequence ATGAGTGAAATAAAAAAAGTAGCTGTTGTTACAGGTGCCAATCGCGGATTGGGTTGGGAAACTTGTCGCCAACTGGCAAAACAAGGAATCCAAGTTATTCTCACCAGTCGCGATGAAGAAAAAGGTAACGCTGCGGCTGAAAAATTGCAAGCTGAAGGATTAGAAGTCAAATTTTACCCGCTTGATGTCACCAGTGCGGACAGTATTGAGCATCTTGCCCAGTTTGTGAGAAATGAATTTGGTAAATTAGATATCTTGGTGAACAACGCCGGAATATTACCAGATCCTGTCGAATATCCAGCAGCGAGTGTGTTCAACGCTAAGATTAGTACTTTGCAGCAAACAATGGAGACGAATGTATACGGGCCATTGTTACTTTGTCAGGCATTGATTCCGCTGATGAAACAGCATAATTATGGGCGGGTAGTAAATGTATCTTCTGGCGTAGCACAAGTGTCTGGAATGGATCGAATGAGCGGCACATATCCAGCATATCGGATTTCCAAAACTGCTTTAAATGTATTAACGCGGATGCTTGCCTACGAGTTGAAAGACACGAATATTTTAGTAAATTCAGTTTGTCCTGGCTGGGTTAAAACCGATATGGGCGGCCCAAATGCGACAAGGACGATCGAGCAAGGGGCCGATACAATTGTCTGGTTGGCTACTTTGCCCGACGATGGGCCAACAAACGGATTTTTCCGCGATCGCCAACCCCTGGATTGGTAA
- a CDS encoding ABC transporter ATP-binding protein, which produces MAKLEIRNLNKTYTPKVIPVKDVSLTVEDDEFLTLLGPSGCGKSTILRLIAGLEAPTRGRITIGNRDVTNLPPGDRNIAMVFQSYALYPHMTVYDNIASGLKLKKTPTEEIKGRVAEAARSLGLEELMNRKPGQMSGGQRQRVALARALVRNPDVFLLDEPLSNLDALLREKVRAEIKQLFAEQRVPVVYVTHDQTEAMTLSTKVAVLNKGLVQQLDAPSRIYNNPANLFVAGFVGSPQMNLLTLNCQGRYAMLGDFRVHLPDIPTSPSQIVFGIRPENVRVAAAEYPHTIKGRVILTENLGMNYLISVRVRGSQADSIILRALLPTDQSWNEEEITLALPPQFIHWFDVQTGDDIVSRQKLAVGG; this is translated from the coding sequence ATGGCAAAACTCGAAATCAGAAATTTAAATAAGACTTATACTCCCAAAGTTATCCCGGTTAAAGATGTTAGTTTAACCGTAGAAGATGATGAGTTTCTCACGTTACTTGGGCCTTCCGGTTGCGGTAAATCTACTATACTGCGACTGATTGCGGGTTTGGAAGCACCTACTCGCGGTCGGATAACGATCGGCAATCGGGATGTGACAAACTTGCCACCGGGCGATCGCAACATCGCGATGGTGTTTCAAAGTTACGCGCTATATCCTCATATGACGGTGTACGACAATATCGCTTCGGGGTTGAAACTGAAGAAAACACCAACGGAAGAAATTAAAGGGCGAGTAGCAGAAGCAGCGCGATCGCTAGGTTTAGAAGAGTTAATGAACCGCAAACCCGGTCAAATGTCTGGCGGACAAAGACAGCGGGTTGCCCTCGCACGCGCCTTAGTTCGGAATCCGGATGTATTCTTATTAGATGAACCGTTGAGTAATCTGGATGCGCTATTGCGAGAAAAAGTTAGGGCGGAAATTAAACAACTATTTGCAGAACAAAGAGTCCCAGTTGTTTATGTCACTCACGACCAAACAGAAGCGATGACTCTCTCTACAAAAGTTGCTGTACTCAACAAAGGTTTGGTTCAACAACTTGACGCGCCCAGTCGCATTTATAACAATCCTGCCAATTTATTTGTCGCTGGGTTTGTTGGCAGTCCGCAAATGAATTTATTGACGCTGAATTGCCAAGGACGTTACGCGATGCTGGGTGATTTTAGAGTGCATCTCCCAGATATTCCCACTTCTCCATCTCAGATTGTGTTCGGCATTCGTCCGGAAAATGTTCGCGTTGCCGCAGCAGAATATCCACACACAATTAAGGGGCGAGTTATCTTGACAGAAAATTTGGGAATGAATTATTTAATTAGCGTGCGGGTGCGCGGATCGCAGGCAGATTCAATTATTTTGCGTGCTTTGTTACCGACAGACCAAAGTTGGAATGAGGAAGAGATTACGTTGGCACTACCTCCCCAATTTATTCACTGGTTTGATGTTCAAACGGGGGATGATATTGTGAGCAGACAAAAGCTTGCTGTTGGGGGTTAG
- a CDS encoding class I SAM-dependent methyltransferase: MNFSDHFSSHASEYAKYRPRYPEALFEYLAAITPERELAWDCGTGNGQVALSLTAYFQQVYGTDASEKQIAEAFGHDRIRYWVTTAERTEIPNSAIDLITVAQALHWFNFDLFYQEVRRVLKPNGVIAVWCYGFFTIPSADEQLNQALAQYYQAVEPFWPAERQLVEQKYQTIPFPFVELTPPSFAMTIEWNVAQVIGYLQTWSATQRFIGQHGIDSIAKMCDRLTNAWGNSQATKLISWPLSLRVGHL; this comes from the coding sequence ATGAACTTTTCAGATCATTTCTCTTCGCACGCAAGCGAATACGCCAAATATCGACCCCGCTATCCAGAGGCGCTGTTTGAGTACTTAGCTGCCATCACACCAGAACGCGAACTTGCTTGGGATTGCGGTACGGGTAACGGTCAAGTTGCTTTGAGTCTAACTGCCTACTTTCAGCAGGTTTATGGGACTGATGCCAGTGAAAAGCAAATTGCTGAAGCTTTTGGGCACGATCGCATTCGTTATTGGGTCACAACCGCCGAACGCACCGAAATACCTAATAGTGCGATCGATTTAATTACTGTCGCTCAAGCTCTGCATTGGTTTAACTTCGATCTATTCTATCAAGAAGTGCGCCGCGTTCTCAAACCGAACGGGGTAATTGCGGTTTGGTGTTACGGTTTTTTTACTATTCCTTCTGCCGACGAACAACTAAATCAAGCCCTAGCACAATACTATCAAGCAGTTGAACCTTTTTGGCCTGCCGAAAGACAGTTAGTAGAGCAAAAATATCAAACTATTCCTTTTCCGTTTGTCGAATTAACACCACCCTCTTTCGCGATGACGATCGAGTGGAATGTCGCACAAGTTATCGGGTATTTGCAAACTTGGTCTGCCACCCAGCGATTTATAGGTCAACACGGTATCGATTCGATTGCAAAAATGTGCGATCGGCTCACAAACGCCTGGGGTAATTCACAAGCAACCAAGCTCATTTCCTGGCCACTTTCCCTCAGAGTCGGTCATTTGTAG